A genomic stretch from Mesomycoplasma neurolyticum includes:
- a CDS encoding restriction endonuclease subunit S — protein sequence MAIYKLEEIIQVISGNSKLTKKYVDANNGEFGVVSSSSFNNGIFGYINTFMYEKGITISKDGSIGNVFWQDKPFSINTGAFLVKPKDLSIINEKYLFFLLKTKEKRLKQIGDGSVIKHIYAKDINNLEAIIPDLKTQNSIIDIIEPIEQLKNTINKIKLILKKHLILIYKLNQSSKEPIKNQIIIKNKKYKNEKFYCPTSLVSELSLNKENLILLDQTKKPSRADLTIEDNSFIFSKIIGENKLMIFSKAPNIVFSTGFFNIKSKNETNDHLLSFLLSNDFIYQKNQLQTGTLMQSLNKENLNKIFIKKDILYSNNLFSQLSNLINLEKNINSILKKILKIFI from the coding sequence ATGGCAATTTATAAACTTGAGGAAATAATTCAAGTAATTTCAGGTAATAGCAAACTTACAAAAAAATATGTAGATGCAAATAATGGTGAATTTGGTGTTGTATCTAGTAGTTCATTTAATAATGGAATTTTCGGTTATATAAATACATTTATGTATGAAAAAGGAATTACAATTTCTAAAGATGGTAGTATTGGAAATGTTTTTTGACAAGATAAACCATTTTCTATTAATACAGGCGCATTTTTAGTTAAACCAAAAGATTTAAGCATTATAAACGAAAAATATTTATTTTTTCTTTTAAAAACAAAAGAAAAAAGACTAAAACAAATAGGTGATGGCAGTGTAATCAAACATATTTATGCAAAAGATATTAATAACTTAGAAGCTATTATTCCTGATTTGAAAACCCAAAATTCAATAATAGATATTATTGAACCTATTGAACAGTTAAAAAACACAATAAATAAAATTAAATTAATATTAAAAAAACATTTAATTTTAATTTATAAACTAAATCAATCTTCAAAAGAACCTATAAAAAATCAAATAATTATAAAAAATAAAAAATATAAAAATGAAAAATTTTATTGCCCAACTTCACTTGTTAGTGAACTTAGTTTAAATAAAGAAAATTTAATTTTATTAGACCAAACCAAAAAACCATCAAGAGCAGATTTAACAATAGAAGATAATTCATTTATTTTTTCAAAAATAATTGGTGAAAACAAATTGATGATTTTTTCAAAAGCTCCTAATATAGTTTTTTCTACTGGTTTTTTTAATATAAAAAGTAAAAATGAAACAAATGATCATTTATTATCTTTTTTATTGTCTAACGATTTTATATATCAAAAAAATCAATTACAAACTGGTACATTAATGCAATCTCTAAATAAAGAAAACCTTAATAAAATTTTTATTAAAAAAGACATTTTATATAGTAATAATCTTTTTAGTCAATTATCAAATTTAATAAATTTAGAAAAAAATATAAATTCTATATTAAAAAAAATATTAAAAATTTTCATCTAA
- a CDS encoding NfeD family protein: MNWFQINNVNKYIFLTIFILILVIIIISEILNSGFWIGIASIGNIIAIIIIAATKGETFYIILSLILFVIIDLIAYFIFWFFFREYFYNRKKANKNLAIKNLLFIEKTKLIEDSYEENENEKYGKIIFDDKIFLTISVKGEGLIKKGEIVQVKHVKGNILYVERIQKNKGE; this comes from the coding sequence ATGAATTGATTTCAAATAAATAATGTCAATAAATATATTTTTTTAACTATTTTTATTTTGATTTTAGTAATAATAATTATTAGTGAAATTTTAAATTCTGGATTTTGAATAGGGATTGCATCGATTGGTAATATTATTGCAATAATTATTATTGCAGCTACAAAAGGTGAAACATTTTATATTATACTTTCATTAATTTTGTTTGTAATAATTGATTTAATAGCTTATTTTATTTTCTGGTTCTTTTTTAGAGAATATTTCTACAATAGAAAAAAAGCGAATAAAAATCTTGCAATTAAAAACTTGCTTTTTATTGAAAAAACAAAATTAATTGAAGATTCTTATGAAGAGAATGAAAATGAAAAATATGGAAAAATAATTTTTGATGACAAGATTTTTTTAACAATCTCTGTCAAAGGGGAAGGTTTGATTAAAAAAGGTGAAATAGTTCAAGTTAAACATGTAAAAGGTAATATTTTATATGTAGAAAGAATTCAAAAAAATAAAGGAGAATAA
- the rpmG gene encoding 50S ribosomal protein L33: protein MAREGITLRCNDCKMENYISKKNKKTQVEKIELSKYCSKCSKHTMHKEKK, encoded by the coding sequence ATGGCAAGAGAAGGCATAACTTTAAGATGTAATGATTGTAAAATGGAAAATTACATTTCTAAAAAAAATAAAAAAACTCAAGTAGAAAAAATTGAATTATCTAAATATTGCTCAAAGTGTTCAAAACACACAATGCATAAAGAAAAAAAATAA
- a CDS encoding site-specific integrase, whose amino-acid sequence MNFLKNNEKMIKLFLSTKQNYKTQKTYFSFLKRIILLEKITIKQINKYISSLNVRNNTKLLYMRVVKSFLRWCNKNQKQSFNVELLNTYNNDSREKRIFTTTEIEILTKELKIFNDKVLEFYFWMVYENAARINEIINADFENLNSDYFTTTQVLKTKHKQSQRVVGIPEYLVDIYLEINFNNLKINNSSLNSRMSKFFKFLSKRHPNKFKKHDINFQTLRTNKITQWAYLGYNSTQIANITGHIKTQTLDENYIIKNKLQAEHDLKLLMSDQENVNALDTKTLKSLVDNFNKKEKRFQNSLKKIKQENKALKKQLKEMLFILENNNIKIN is encoded by the coding sequence ATGAATTTTTTAAAAAATAATGAAAAAATGATCAAATTATTTTTATCTACTAAACAAAATTATAAAACACAAAAAACTTACTTTTCATTTTTAAAACGTATTATTTTACTTGAAAAGATTACTATTAAACAAATTAACAAATATATTTCTTCTCTTAATGTAAGAAATAATACAAAACTTTTATACATGAGAGTTGTTAAAAGTTTTTTAAGATGATGTAATAAAAATCAAAAGCAAAGCTTTAATGTTGAATTATTAAATACATACAATAATGATTCTAGAGAAAAAAGAATTTTCACTACAACAGAAATTGAAATTTTAACTAAAGAATTAAAAATATTTAATGATAAAGTTTTAGAATTCTATTTTTGAATGGTTTATGAAAATGCAGCAAGAATTAATGAAATAATTAACGCTGATTTTGAAAATTTAAACTCTGATTATTTTACTACAACTCAAGTTTTAAAAACTAAACATAAACAATCACAAAGAGTTGTAGGTATACCTGAATATTTAGTTGATATATATTTAGAAATTAATTTTAATAATCTAAAAATTAATAATTCATCACTAAATTCAAGAATGAGTAAATTTTTTAAATTTTTATCTAAAAGACATCCTAATAAATTTAAAAAACATGATATAAATTTTCAAACTTTAAGAACTAATAAAATTACTCAATGAGCTTATCTCGGCTATAATTCTACTCAAATTGCAAATATTACAGGACACATTAAAACACAAACATTAGATGAAAATTACATCATTAAAAACAAACTTCAAGCTGAACATGATTTAAAACTTTTAATGAGTGATCAAGAAAATGTAAATGCTTTAGATACTAAAACACTTAAATCATTAGTAGATAATTTTAATAAAAAAGAAAAACGATTTCAAAATTCATTAAAAAAAATTAAACAAGAAAATAAAGCTTTAAAAAAACAGTTGAAAGAAATGTTATTTATTTTAGAAAACAATAATATTAAAATAAATTAA
- a CDS encoding restriction endonuclease subunit S, with the protein MAIYKLGEISKIVNGSTPSTKRIELWKKEIPFLGPSDIENMKIKRFITKTQKIKRKGTVLISSTATIGNVGILKQESWFNQQITSIEANNDFILDKYLYFYLKKIKNKIILENKNTATIFPIVKINYFKNLIVDIPPLETQNSIIDIIEPLEKVLNNFKNLETNINKFTNKIFKILKNNFYIDNIYEISTGKWNNDVIDEENGIYNFYSCSEHISKSFKSNYNGKYIILSGNGNFYCWWYNGIFDLYQRNYAIKPKKLFFTTFWTIQNFIQQLRNQSNGSVIKYLKLNQIKNIKILDVSLENELEKIYILLNTLILIKNKINKILNLKIKLLVNNEKHLFK; encoded by the coding sequence ATGGCAATTTATAAACTTGGGGAAATTTCTAAAATAGTAAACGGGAGCACACCATCAACAAAAAGGATAGAATTATGAAAAAAAGAAATTCCGTTTTTAGGACCATCCGATATAGAAAATATGAAAATAAAAAGATTTATTACTAAAACACAAAAAATAAAAAGAAAAGGAACTGTTTTAATATCATCTACAGCAACGATTGGGAATGTAGGTATTTTGAAACAAGAATCATGATTTAACCAACAAATAACTTCTATTGAAGCAAATAATGATTTTATTTTAGATAAATATCTTTATTTTTATTTAAAAAAAATTAAAAATAAAATAATTTTAGAAAACAAAAATACTGCAACTATCTTTCCTATAGTTAAAATTAATTATTTTAAAAATTTAATTGTTGATATTCCACCTTTAGAAACCCAAAATTCAATAATAGATATTATTGAACCATTAGAAAAAGTTTTAAATAATTTTAAAAATCTAGAAACAAACATTAACAAATTTACAAATAAAATTTTCAAAATTTTAAAAAATAATTTTTATATTGATAATATTTACGAAATTTCAACTGGTAAATGAAATAATGATGTTATAGATGAAGAAAATGGTATTTACAATTTTTATTCATGTTCAGAACACATAAGCAAGTCATTTAAAAGCAATTACAATGGTAAATATATAATATTATCAGGTAATGGTAATTTTTATTGCTGATGATATAATGGTATTTTCGATTTGTATCAAAGAAATTATGCAATAAAACCTAAAAAATTATTTTTTACTACTTTTTGAACAATACAAAATTTTATTCAACAATTAAGAAATCAATCTAATGGATCAGTAATTAAATATTTAAAATTAAATCAAATAAAAAACATTAAAATTCTAGATGTTTCTTTAGAAAATGAATTAGAAAAAATTTATATATTGCTAAACACCTTAATACTTATTAAAAATAAAATTAATAAAATATTAAATTTAAAAATTAAGCTATTAGTAAATAATGAAAAACATTTATTTAAATAA
- a CDS encoding PTS transporter subunit IIABC: protein MISLRKQNNSVKVNNKNRSGKWKLVFSKISGAFLLPISIMAIAGLLLGVGSTIASNTNSDAGKIFGSFIQALGKPVFDALPLLFAAAFVVAFTNEAGVGVFAAIVGYFTFLAVQAPFFTDVYQYKFYDATNDAETIDKILADPKLGMLEHNKDLGVYYILDDKGDKILEFLGYEILGISYKAGRSLEASKQIISNSLGFKSLQTSVFGSIIVGIIVSYLYNRFHKIQLPTYISFFGGKRFVSIITIFAMIPLSFAFLLFWPWVGTVLDLFGRFLQTVPYGFESLIFGFIERSLIPFGLHHAFYAPLWYTSVGGDVASSLNDYHLNLINDVKTTMKFTTDAEAIAYIKNSVGAYAISGDSLEIAKKNIDLKNLNLKNGGLSYIDLLDYVSKNRDSFQGDSKISAASLGIDANDISFIDVVTKDGQKTFVQKSLPLFTFYEQKLSLKVGRFMQGKYPFMQFGLPAAAFAMIMAAPKQNRKFASGVVLPCAFTALVTGVTEPIEFTFLFLSPVLFWGFHAFFCALAFMLMNLFGAHIGQVFSGGFLDLIIYGALPVLKGTKFWWWAIIGVFYVPIYYFIFYFWIKKFNLATPGRGQTTRLFTKADYNSRNESSSYEGLLPWREREIVLGFGGWDNITAFNSCASRLRYDIIDKNKVDINRIKAAGATGVMFVGDNHAQAIFGPKAEQINATIISHMNADLGLIENNEADKIKVVFAKDYCKHFKKKDQTEEILDFDNEIPDVQDLDDIPNPEEEITSNDQELFTEEHEYENEVLEANDMVDFSDLTFDDEEEVEEEVEEISEDGTLKVVVKKHRRYYSKIKNPTYGIVKKLEILNDGVFSEKMVGDGVAIYVPRNVKRAKIYAPFDSVVTTAFPTGHAYGFTSKNGVNVLIHVGIDTVNLNGEGFTSHVQQGQKVKTGDLVAEVDMQIIREKATNAEIVYVVPQDSRKTEVYDVHYGRLKAGKVAFKVK, encoded by the coding sequence ATGATTTCACTTAGAAAACAAAATAATAGTGTTAAAGTGAATAATAAAAACAGAAGTGGAAAATGAAAATTAGTTTTTTCTAAAATTTCAGGTGCGTTTTTATTACCTATTTCTATTATGGCGATTGCTGGGTTGCTATTGGGTGTTGGGTCAACCATTGCTTCTAATACAAATTCTGATGCTGGTAAAATTTTTGGTAGTTTTATTCAAGCATTAGGAAAACCAGTTTTCGATGCTTTACCATTATTATTTGCAGCAGCTTTTGTTGTGGCATTTACAAATGAAGCAGGAGTCGGAGTTTTTGCAGCTATCGTTGGTTATTTTACCTTCTTAGCGGTGCAAGCACCATTCTTTACTGATGTTTATCAATATAAATTTTATGATGCGACAAATGATGCTGAAACAATTGACAAAATTTTAGCAGATCCAAAACTTGGTATGCTTGAACATAATAAGGATTTAGGTGTTTATTATATCCTTGATGATAAAGGGGATAAAATATTAGAATTCCTTGGTTATGAAATTTTAGGTATTTCTTACAAAGCTGGAAGAAGCCTAGAAGCTTCAAAACAAATTATTAGTAATAGTTTAGGTTTCAAATCGTTACAAACATCAGTATTTGGATCAATTATTGTTGGTATTATTGTTTCTTATTTATACAATAGGTTCCACAAAATTCAATTACCAACTTACATTTCATTTTTTGGTGGAAAAAGATTTGTATCAATTATAACTATTTTTGCAATGATACCTTTATCATTTGCATTCTTGTTATTCTGACCATGAGTTGGTACAGTATTGGATCTATTTGGAAGATTTCTTCAAACAGTTCCATATGGTTTTGAATCATTAATTTTTGGATTTATTGAAAGATCATTAATTCCATTTGGGTTGCATCACGCATTTTATGCACCATTATGATATACATCTGTTGGTGGTGATGTAGCTTCATCATTAAATGATTATCATTTAAATTTAATTAATGATGTAAAAACTACAATGAAATTTACAACAGATGCAGAAGCTATTGCATATATCAAAAATTCAGTTGGAGCTTATGCAATTAGTGGTGATTCACTTGAAATAGCTAAAAAGAATATTGATTTAAAAAACTTAAATCTTAAAAATGGTGGATTATCTTACATTGATTTATTAGATTATGTAAGTAAAAATAGAGATTCTTTCCAAGGTGATTCAAAAATTTCAGCAGCTTCATTAGGAATTGATGCTAATGATATATCATTCATCGATGTTGTAACAAAAGATGGTCAAAAAACATTTGTTCAAAAATCATTGCCATTATTTACTTTTTATGAGCAAAAATTATCACTAAAAGTAGGTAGATTTATGCAAGGTAAATATCCATTTATGCAATTTGGATTACCTGCAGCAGCTTTCGCTATGATTATGGCAGCACCAAAACAAAATAGAAAATTCGCATCTGGTGTTGTATTACCATGTGCATTTACAGCTTTAGTCACAGGTGTGACAGAACCTATTGAATTCACATTCTTATTCTTATCACCTGTTTTATTCTGAGGATTCCATGCATTTTTCTGTGCATTAGCATTTATGTTAATGAACTTATTCGGTGCACACATTGGACAAGTATTTTCAGGTGGTTTCTTAGATTTAATTATTTATGGAGCTCTTCCTGTTCTTAAAGGAACAAAATTCTGATGATGAGCAATTATTGGTGTATTTTATGTACCAATTTATTACTTTATTTTCTACTTCTGAATTAAGAAATTTAATCTTGCAACCCCAGGTAGAGGTCAAACAACAAGATTATTTACTAAGGCAGATTATAATTCAAGAAATGAATCATCTTCTTATGAAGGATTGTTACCTTGAAGAGAAAGAGAAATTGTTTTAGGTTTCGGTGGTTGAGATAATATAACAGCATTTAATAGTTGCGCTTCTAGATTGAGATACGATATTATTGATAAAAACAAAGTTGACATTAATAGAATTAAGGCAGCAGGTGCTACAGGTGTTATGTTTGTTGGTGATAACCATGCACAAGCTATTTTTGGACCTAAAGCTGAACAAATTAATGCAACAATTATTTCTCATATGAATGCAGATTTAGGTTTAATTGAAAACAATGAAGCTGATAAAATAAAAGTTGTTTTTGCAAAAGACTATTGTAAACATTTCAAGAAAAAAGATCAAACAGAAGAAATTTTAGATTTTGATAATGAAATTCCTGATGTTCAAGATTTAGATGATATTCCAAATCCAGAAGAAGAAATAACATCTAATGATCAAGAATTGTTTACAGAAGAACATGAATATGAAAATGAAGTTTTAGAAGCTAATGATATGGTTGATTTTAGTGACTTAACATTTGATGATGAAGAAGAAGTCGAAGAAGAAGTCGAAGAGATTTCAGAAGATGGTACACTCAAAGTAGTTGTTAAAAAACATAGAAGATATTACTCCAAAATTAAAAATCCTACATATGGAATTGTGAAAAAACTTGAAATTTTAAATGACGGTGTATTTTCAGAAAAAATGGTAGGTGATGGAGTTGCTATTTATGTACCACGTAATGTTAAAAGAGCAAAAATTTATGCTCCATTTGACTCAGTGGTCACAACAGCATTCCCAACCGGTCATGCTTATGGCTTTACTTCGAAAAATGGTGTTAATGTTCTAATTCATGTTGGAATTGATACTGTTAACTTAAATGGCGAAGGATTTACATCACATGTACAACAAGGACAAAAAGTTAAAACTGGTGACTTAGTTGCTGAGGTTGATATGCAAATCATTCGTGAAAAAGCAACAAATGCAGAAATTGTTTATGTTGTTCCACAAGATTCTAGAAAAACAGAAGTTTATGATGTTCATTATGGAAGATTAAAAGCTGGAAAAGTTGCTTTTAAAGTAAAATAA
- the atpD gene encoding F0F1 ATP synthase subunit beta: MNKGKIVQILGPVIDVKFKSNNIPSLLNALEVIVDPNDPKKNIVLEVEQHIGNDTVRTISMEMAYGLTKNMTVIDTGKPISVPVGTQVLSRMFNVLGKAIDELPEVESDLKMPIHALAPKYEEQKSNFEILETGIKVIDLLIPYVKGGKIGLFGGAGVGKTVLVQELINNIATHHGGLSVFAGVGERSREGNDLYHEMKNAGVLNKTALVFGQMNESPGARMRVALTGLTMAEYFRDQMNQDVLLFIDNIFRFTQAGSEVSTLLGRIPSAVGYQPTLATEMGQLQERITSTSKGSITSIQAVYVPADDLTDPAPATTFAHLDAKTVLDRNIAALGIYPAVDPLASGSRMLDPQIIGFEHYNVAKQVLQILQKFKELQDIIAILGIDELSEEDKKTVYRARRIRNFLSQSFFVAEKFSGKPGKFLKLEDTIRSFKEIIEGKHDDIPEDAFLYMGSIEEVVEKHKQNINKV, encoded by the coding sequence ATGAATAAAGGAAAAATTGTCCAAATTTTAGGTCCTGTTATTGATGTAAAATTTAAATCAAATAACATTCCATCATTACTTAATGCACTTGAAGTAATAGTTGATCCAAATGATCCTAAAAAAAATATTGTCCTTGAAGTTGAACAACATATTGGTAATGATACAGTGAGAACAATTTCAATGGAAATGGCTTATGGTTTAACTAAAAATATGACTGTAATTGATACCGGAAAACCAATAAGTGTACCTGTTGGGACACAAGTTTTATCTAGAATGTTTAATGTTCTTGGTAAAGCTATTGATGAATTACCAGAAGTTGAGAGTGATCTTAAAATGCCAATTCATGCACTTGCACCAAAATACGAAGAACAAAAAAGTAATTTTGAAATTTTAGAAACAGGAATCAAAGTAATTGACTTATTAATTCCGTATGTAAAAGGTGGGAAAATTGGTCTTTTTGGTGGGGCTGGAGTTGGTAAAACAGTTTTAGTACAAGAATTAATAAATAACATTGCAACACATCATGGAGGACTTTCAGTTTTTGCTGGAGTTGGTGAAAGAAGTCGTGAAGGAAATGATTTATATCATGAGATGAAAAATGCAGGAGTTTTAAACAAAACGGCTTTAGTTTTTGGTCAAATGAATGAATCGCCTGGAGCTAGAATGCGTGTTGCCCTTACAGGTCTTACTATGGCTGAATATTTTAGAGACCAAATGAATCAAGATGTTTTATTATTTATTGATAATATTTTTAGATTTACTCAAGCTGGTTCTGAAGTGTCTACTTTATTAGGGAGAATTCCATCTGCTGTAGGTTATCAACCAACACTTGCTACAGAAATGGGGCAACTTCAAGAAAGAATTACATCAACATCAAAAGGTTCTATTACTTCTATACAAGCTGTTTATGTTCCGGCAGATGACTTAACTGATCCAGCGCCTGCAACAACATTTGCACACTTAGATGCTAAAACAGTTTTAGACCGTAATATTGCTGCATTAGGAATTTATCCTGCTGTTGATCCTTTAGCTTCAGGTTCAAGAATGCTCGATCCACAAATTATTGGTTTTGAACACTATAACGTGGCAAAGCAAGTGCTACAAATTTTACAAAAATTTAAAGAACTACAGGATATTATTGCAATACTTGGGATTGATGAATTATCAGAAGAAGATAAAAAAACTGTTTATAGAGCAAGAAGAATTAGAAACTTTTTATCTCAATCATTTTTTGTTGCTGAAAAATTTTCAGGTAAACCTGGTAAATTTTTAAAACTCGAAGATACAATAAGAAGTTTTAAAGAAATTATTGAAGGTAAACATGATGATATACCTGAAGATGCTTTCTTGTATATGGGCTCAATTGAAGAAGTAGTTGAAAAACACAAACAAAATATTAACAAAGTATAA
- a CDS encoding aminopeptidase P family protein, whose protein sequence is MNTKYLNEYFLSEKIDVIISFTAQTRLWLTTVQSSEGMVVIEKDKKYLFVDSRYIEYARKQTKNAELILLTAKNLKEFFQSKNYQVIGIEEDYITLGELNKIKTYFPNAKYKPILGQKLRILKTDEEIKNLQKAIDISLLALDKLIPTLEEGQTEREIDHKLNYFMKQLGAQKECFDTIVASGPNSSLPHHKPTERKIKKGELLTIDFGAIYNGYGADITRTFIFGSKANDSKYQEILTIVEEAAAIGRKLVKPGISTFEVDKACRDYITTKGYGQYFVHSTGHGLGIDVHELPSVSSQQPGTILEPGMVITVEPGIYIEGLGGARIEDDLLVTETGSITLSRKNEINGIKK, encoded by the coding sequence ATGAACACAAAATATTTAAATGAATACTTTTTATCTGAAAAAATAGATGTAATCATTTCTTTCACAGCTCAAACAAGACTTTGATTAACAACTGTTCAATCATCAGAAGGAATGGTTGTGATTGAGAAAGATAAAAAATATCTTTTTGTTGACTCAAGATACATTGAATATGCACGTAAACAAACCAAAAATGCTGAATTAATTTTATTAACTGCGAAAAATCTCAAGGAATTTTTTCAATCAAAAAATTATCAGGTAATTGGTATTGAGGAGGATTATATAACATTGGGGGAACTTAATAAAATAAAAACATATTTTCCTAATGCAAAATATAAGCCAATTTTAGGTCAAAAACTTAGAATTTTAAAAACTGATGAAGAAATTAAAAATCTTCAAAAAGCAATAGACATTTCGCTTCTTGCTCTAGATAAACTTATTCCAACTTTGGAGGAAGGACAAACTGAAAGAGAAATTGATCATAAATTAAACTATTTTATGAAACAATTAGGAGCTCAAAAAGAGTGTTTTGACACTATTGTGGCAAGTGGCCCAAATTCTTCATTACCTCACCACAAACCTACAGAGCGCAAAATTAAAAAAGGTGAATTATTAACTATTGATTTTGGGGCTATTTACAATGGTTATGGTGCTGATATTACAAGAACTTTTATTTTTGGTTCTAAAGCTAATGATTCTAAGTATCAAGAAATTTTAACTATTGTTGAAGAAGCTGCGGCAATTGGTAGAAAACTAGTAAAACCTGGGATTTCAACATTTGAAGTAGACAAAGCATGTCGTGATTACATAACAACAAAAGGTTATGGTCAATACTTTGTTCATTCCACAGGTCATGGTTTAGGTATTGATGTCCATGAATTGCCTAGTGTTTCTAGTCAACAACCTGGAACAATTTTAGAACCTGGAATGGTTATAACTGTTGAACCAGGCATTTATATTGAAGGATTAGGTGGAGCTAGAATTGAAGATGACTTATTGGTTACTGAAACTGGTTCAATAACTTTAAGTCGTAAAAATGAAATTAATGGAATTAAAAAATAA
- a CDS encoding SPFH domain-containing protein — translation MVGIILGSIFIILFLIFIISLLILGIKKISQSEFAVVERLGKYNKTLDKGMNFIIPFVDKIVLSENFKEKALDFSEQAAITKDNSTILVDTVVFLQITDPQRYAYGAEKPLVAIENLCYTTLRNLIGELELDQTLTSRDTINSKLTIILDSAANSWGIKIHRVELKNITPPVDVQKSMEKQLRAEREKRANILEAEGFKIASILKAEGEKEAAILNAEAEKATKILKAEGERRSLELLNSVKISDSVLTLKAIEKISDLANGKATKIIIPPNLQNVASIMGATSGILDLNNQKHREKE, via the coding sequence ATGGTAGGTATTATCCTAGGCTCTATCTTTATAATTTTATTTTTAATATTTATAATTTCCTTGTTGATATTAGGAATAAAGAAAATTTCACAGTCTGAATTTGCAGTTGTTGAAAGATTAGGTAAATATAATAAAACTTTAGATAAAGGAATGAATTTTATTATTCCGTTTGTAGACAAAATTGTTTTAAGTGAAAATTTTAAAGAAAAAGCATTAGATTTTTCAGAACAAGCAGCTATTACAAAAGATAATTCAACTATTTTAGTTGATACAGTTGTATTTTTACAAATTACAGATCCACAAAGATATGCTTATGGAGCTGAAAAACCTTTGGTTGCTATTGAAAATTTATGTTATACAACATTAAGAAATTTAATTGGTGAATTAGAATTAGATCAAACACTAACTTCACGTGATACTATAAATAGTAAATTAACTATTATTTTAGATAGCGCTGCTAATTCATGAGGGATTAAAATTCATCGTGTTGAATTAAAAAATATCACACCACCAGTTGATGTTCAAAAATCAATGGAAAAACAATTAAGAGCAGAAAGAGAAAAAAGAGCAAACATTCTTGAAGCTGAAGGATTTAAAATTGCTTCAATTTTAAAAGCAGAAGGTGAAAAAGAAGCTGCTATTTTAAATGCTGAAGCTGAAAAAGCGACTAAAATCTTAAAAGCTGAAGGAGAGAGAAGATCGCTCGAATTACTTAATAGTGTTAAAATTAGCGATAGTGTTCTAACTCTCAAAGCTATTGAAAAAATTAGTGATTTAGCTAATGGTAAAGCAACTAAAATTATTATTCCACCTAATTTACAAAATGTTGCATCAATTATGGGGGCAACAAGTGGGATTTTAGATTTAAATAATCAAAAACATAGAGAAAAAGAATAA